A single Brachionichthys hirsutus isolate HB-005 chromosome 17, CSIRO-AGI_Bhir_v1, whole genome shotgun sequence DNA region contains:
- the cygb2 gene encoding cytoglobin-2, whose translation MSCRESPPPPSPPPPPQLLGVRRGEMECEDRPERAEPLSDTEREIIQDTWGHVYKNCDDVGVSVLIRFFVNFPSAKQYFSQFQDMEDPEEMERSSQLRHHARRVMNAINTVVENLHDPEKVSSVLALVGKAHAIKHKVEPMYFKILSGVILEVLSEDFAEFFPAEVQIIWSKLMGALYWHVTGAYTDVGWLQVSSSAV comes from the exons ATGTCTTGCAGGGAGTCTCCGCCgccgccttctcctcctccacctccgcaGCTGCTGGGAGTGCGGAGGGGAGAGATGGAGTGCGAGGATCGTCCTGAGCGTGCGGAGCCTCTGTCTGACACAGAGAGGGAGATCATCCAGGACACGTGGGGTCACGTCTACAAGAACTGTGATGATGTTGGAGTGTCTGTGCTAATCAG GTTCTTTGTCAACTTCCCATCAGCCAAACAGTACTTCAGCCAGTTTCAGGACATGGAGGATCCCGAGGAGATGGAGCGAAGCAGCCAACTACGGCACCATGCTCGCAGGGTGATGAATGCCATCAATACTGTGGTGGAGAACCTGCATGATCCAGAGAAGGTGTCGTCTGTGCTGGCTCTCGTGGGAAAAGCCCATGCGATCAAACACAAGGTGGAACCAATGTACTTCAAG ATCCTGAGCGGCGTCATACTGGAAGTGTTGTCTGAAGATTTCGCAGAGTTCTTCCCAGCAGAGGTGCAGATCATCTGGTCCAAACTGATGGGCGCTTTGTACTGGCATGTGACCGGGGCCTACACAGACGTGGGCTGGCTCCAGGTGTCCAGTTCAGCAGTGTGA
- the LOC137907150 gene encoding myosin-10-like — protein sequence MSQRSGQEDPERYLFVDRAVVYNPAAQADWTAKRLVWIPSERHGFEAASIREERGDEVVVELAENGKKAAVIKDDIQKMNPPKFSKVEDMAELTCLNEASVLHNLKDRYYSGLIYTYSGLFCVVINPYKNLPIYSDNIIEMYRGKKRHEMPPHIYAISESAYRCMLQDREDQSILCTGESGAGKTENTKKVIQYLAHVASSHKGRKDHNISPESPKPLKLQASLTASGALVYGELERQLLQANPILESFGNAKTVKNDNSSRFGKFIRINFDVTGYIVGANIETYLLEKSRAIRQAKDERTFHVFYQLLTGAGEHLGSDLLLEGFNSYRFLSNGHVAIPGQQDKDNFQETMEAMHIMSFTQEEILAMLKVVSSVLQFGNIVFKKERNTDQASMPDNTAAQKLCHLLGINVMEFTRAILTPRIKVGRDYVQKAQTKEQTDFAVEALAKATYERLFRWLVHRINKALDRTKRQGASFIGILDIAGFEIFQLNSFEQLCINYTNEKLQQLFNHTMFVLEQEEYQREGIEWSFIDFGLDLQPCIDLIERPANPPGVLALLDEECWFPKATDRTFVDKLIQEQGTHTKFQKPRQLKDKADFCIIHYAGRVDYKADEWLMKNMDPLNDNVATLLHQSTDKFVHELWKDEIQSIQRASFYDNDPSLDDPAVDRIVGLDQVAGMNETAFGATYKTKKGMFRTVGQLYKESLTKLMATLRNTNPNFVRCIIPNHEKRAGKLEPHLVLDQLRCNGVLEGIRICRQGFPNRIVFQEFRQRYEILTPNAIPKGFMDGKQACERMIRALDLDSNLFRIGQSKIFFRTGVLAHLEEERDLKITDIIIYFQSVCRGYLARKAFMKKQQQLSALKVLQRNCAAYLKLRHWQWWRLFTKVKPLLQVTRQEEEMQAKDEELIKVKERQLNVENELVEVKRKHQQLLEEKNILAEQLHAETELFAETEEMRVRLLSRKQELEEIIHDLESRVEEEEERNQSLQNEKKKIQSHIQDLEEQLDEEEAARQKLQLEKVTAEAKIKKMEEDILMLEDQNSKFIKEKKLLEDRIGEMNSHLTEEEEKAKNLSKIKNKQEMMMTDLEGRLKKEEKTRQELEKAKRKLDAETTDLQDQVVEFQAQIEELKIQLTKKEEELQSAMVRCDEDTVQKNNALKQVRELQAHLSELQEDLELEKLSRAKAEKLKRDLSEELEALKTELEDTLDTTAAQQELRSKREQEVAELKKAIDEETKNHEAQIQEMRQRHTVALEELSEQLEQAKRFKANLEKNKQSLESDNREIACEVKSLQQTKSESEYKRKKLEAQLQELTCRSTEVEKAKGELADRSHKLQTELDNVSSLLEESEKKGVKLAKEVDKLNSKLQDLEEMRQEETRQKLNLSGQIRQLEGEKNNLLEQQEEEEEARRNLEKQLQAVNAQLFETRKKLEEDVGAMEGLEEVKRKLQKDVELTCQRLEEKTMSMDKMEKTKNRLQQELDDLMVDLDQQRQIVSNLEKKQKKFDQLLAEEKTVSARYAEERDRAEAEAREKETKALSMTRALEEALEAKEELERFNKQLRAEMEDLMSSKDDVGKNVHELEKSKRTLEQQVEEMRTQLEELEDELQATEDAKLRLEVNMQAMKAQFDRDLQAKDEQGEEKKRTLVKQVREMEAELEDERKQRTLSVATKKKLEMDLNELEGQIEAANKGREEVVKQLRKLQAQMKDYQRELEEARASRDEIFSQSKENEKKLKSLEAEILQLQEDHAASERARRHAEQERDELADEISNSTSGKSSLLEEKRRLEARISQLEEELEEEQGNMELLNDRFRKTNLQVDGLNAELAGERNAAQKSENARQQMERQNKDLKAKLAELEGSVRSKFKASITALEAKTLQMEEQLEQEAKEKTAANKIIRRTEKKLKEVMLQVEDERRHADQYKEQMEKANSRMKQLKRQLEEAEEEATRANASRRKLQRELDDATEASEGLTREVNSLKNRLRRGGPVGSFSSNRSGRRNLNLDGASVDMSDDDADSRAGDFNETPTSSTE from the exons ATGTCACAGAGGAGCGGGCAGGAGGACCCAGAGCGGTACCTCTTCGTAGACCGCGCTGTCGTCTACAACCCGGCGGCGCAGGCTGACTGGACCGCCAAGAGGCTAGTGTGGATCCCATCAGAACGCCATGGCTTCGAGGCTGCCAGTATTCGTGAAGAACGTGGGGATGAGGTGGTGGTGGAGCTGGCAGAGAATGGGAAGAAGGCAGCGGTTATCAAAGACGACATCCAGAAGATGAACCCGCCCAAATTCAGTAAAGTAGAGGACATGGCTGAACTCACCTGCCTGAATGAAGCCTCTGTGCTTCACAACCTCAAGGACCGCTACTACTCCGGCCTCATCTAT ACCTACTCCGGTCTCTTCTGCGTGGTCATAAATCCCTACAAAAACCTACCCATCTACTCGGACAACATCATTGAGATGTACAGGGGCAAAAAGAGGCATGAAATGCCCCCCCACATCTATGCCATCTCAGAATCCGCATACAGATGCATGCTGCAAG ATCGAGAAGACCAGTCCATTCTTTGCAC AGGTGAATCGGGAGCAGGCAAGACGGAAAACACCAAAAAGGTCATTCAGTACCTGGCACACGTTGCCTCCTCCCACAAAGGAAGGAAAGACCACAACATTTCA CCAGAATCACCAAAGCCATTGAAACTACAGGCAAGTCTGACCGCT AGTGGAGCCTTGGTTTAT ggTGAATTGGAACGCCAGCTTTTGCAGGCCAACCCCATCCTTGAGTCTTTTGGGAATGCAAAGACAGTGAAAAATGACAATTCGTCACGTTTT GGGAAATTCATCCGGATCAACTTTGATGTCACCGGATACATCGTTGGAGCAAATATTGAAACTT ACTTGCTGGAGAAATCCAGAGCTATTCGTCAAGCCAAAGATGAACGCACCTTCCATGTTTTTTACCAGCTGTTGACTGGAGCTGGGGAGCATCTCGGAT cGGACCTGCTGTTGGAAGGTTTTAACAGCTATCGTTTCCTGTCCAATGGTCATGTTGCAATCCCAGGCCAGCAGGACAAAGACAACTTCCAGGAGACCATGGAGGCCATGCACATCATGAGCTTCACCCAAGAAGAGATTCTGG CCATGTTGAAGGTGGTGTCCTCAGTGCTCCAGTTTGGTAACATTGTCTTTAAGAAGGAGCGGAACACTGACCAAGCCTCGATGCCTGATAATACCG ctGCTCAGAAGCTGTGTCACCTGCTGGGTATTAATGTAATGGAGTTTACCAGAGCCATCCTGACCCCAAGGATCAAAGTGGGACGAGACTACGTCCAGAAAGCACAGACTAAAGAGCAG ACGGACTTTGCAGTCGAAGCCCTGGCTAAAGCAACGTATGAGCGTCTGTTCCGCTGGCTGGTCCATCGCATTAACAAAGCTCTCGACAGAACCAAACGGCAAGGCGCTTCCTTCATCGGCATCCTGGATATTGCGGGTTTTGAGATTTTCCAG TTGAACTCATTTGAGCAGCTGTGCATCAACTACACCaacgagaagctgcagcagctcttcaACCACACCATGTTCgtcctggagcaggaggagtacCAGAGGGAGGGCATCGAGTGGAGCTTCATTGACTTTGGCCTCGACCTTCAACCTTGCATTGACCTCATTGAGAGGCCG GCAAACCCTCCGGGCGTGTTGGCTCTCCTGGATGAAGAGTGCTGGTTCCCCAAGGCTACGGACAGGACCTTTGTAGACAAGCTGATCCAGGAACAGGGCACACACACCAAGTTCCAGAAGCCCCGCCAGCTTAAAGATAAAGCCGACTTCTGCATTATCCACTATGCTGGCAGG GTGGACTACAAGGCAGATGAGTGGCTAATGAAGAACATGGACCCCCTGAATGACAATGTGGCCACACTTCTGCATCAGTCAACGGACAAATTTGTACATGAACTGTGGAAAGATG AAATTCAAAGCATTCAAAGGGCTTCATTCTATGATAATGACCCTAGTCTGGATGACCCGGCAG TCGACCGTATCGTGGGCCTCGACCAAGTGGCAGGGATGAATGAGACGGCCTTTGGTGCCACCTACAAAACGAAGAAGGGCATGTTTCGTACCGTGGGGCAGCTCTACAAGGAGTCACTCACCAAGCTCATGGCCACACTGAGGAACACTAACCCCAACTTTGTCCGCTGCATCATTCCCAACCATGAAAAAAGG GCAGGTAAACTAGAGCCTCATCTGGTTTTGGACCAGCTGAGGTGTAATGGCGTTCTAGAGGGCATTCGCATCTGCAGACAGGGCTTCCCCAACCGCATCGTCTTCCAGGAGTTCAGACAGAG ATATGAGATCCTGACGCCAAACGCCATTCCCAAGGGCTTCATGGATGGGAAACAAGCCTGTGAAAGAATG atACGAGCTCTGGACCTGGACTCCAACTTGTTTCGTATCGGTCAGAGTAAGATCTTCTTCAGAACAGGTGTTTTGGCTCACcttgaggaagagagagacctGAAGATCACTGACATCATCATCTACTTCCAGTCTGTGTGTCGTGGATATTTGGCTCGGAA agcATTtatgaagaagcagcagcagctgagtgcCCTGAAGGTGCTCCAGAGAAACTGTGCTGCGTACTTGAAGCTGCGACACTGGCAGTGGTGGAGGCTTTTCACCAAG GTTAAGCCTCTGCTACAGGTCACCaggcaagaggaggagatgcAAGCCAAAGACGAGGAGCTGATAAAGGTGAAGGAGAGGCAGCTCAATGTGGAAAATGAGCtggtggaggtgaagaggaAACACCAACAG CTCTTAGAGGAGAAGAACATTCTGGCAGAGCAGCTCCATGCTGAGACAGAATTGTTCGCTGAGACCGAAGAGATGAGAGTCCGTCTCCTGTCGAGGAAGCAGGAGTTGGAGGAGATCATTCACGACCTGGAATCtagggtggaggaagaggaggagaggaatcaGAGCTTGcagaatgagaagaagaagattcaGTCACACATCCAG gacctggaggagcagcttgatgaggaggaggctgcaaGGCAGAAGCTTCAGCTGGAAAAAGTGACAGCTGAGGCAAAGATCAAGAAAATGGAGGAGGATATTCTAATGCTGGAGGACCAAAACTCCAAGTTCATCAAG GAGaaaaagctgctggaggacaggatTGGTGAGATGAACTCCCATctgacagaagaggaggaaaaagcaaaGAACCTGAGCAAGATCAAGAATAAgcaggagatgatgatgactgaCCTGGAGG GACGTTtaaagaaggaggagaaaacacggCAGGAGCTGGAAAAGGCCAAACGCAAACTGGATGCCGAGACAACTGACCTGCAGGACCAGGTTGTTGAATTTCAAGCTCAGATAGAGGAGCTGAAGATCCAGCTGACcaaaaaagaggaggagctgcagtctGCTATGGTCCG GTGTGACGAGGACACCGTCCAGAAGAACAACGCCTTGAAGCAGGTCCGGGAGCTGCAAGCCCACCTCTCTGAGCTTCAGGAGGATTTGGAGTTGGAGAAGTTGAGTCGAGCGAAAGCTGAGAAACTCAAGCGGGACCTGAGTGAGGAGCTTGAGGCTCTCAAGACTGAGCTTGAGGACACACTGGACACAACGGCTGCCCAGCAGGAGCTCAG GTCCAAACGAGAGCAAGAGGTGGCTGAGCTAAAAAAGGCCATAGATGAGGAGACCAAAAACCACGAGGCTCAAATCCAGGAAATGAGACAGAGGCACACCGTGGCTCTGGAGGAACTCTCTGAACAGCTGGAGCAGGCCAAGCGG TTCAAAGCCAACCTAGAGAAGAATAAGCAGAGTCTGGAGAGCGACAACAGAGAGATAGCCTGCGAGGTGAAGAGTCTGCAGCAGACGAAGAGCGAGTCAGAATACAAGAGGAAGAAACTAGAGGCGCAGCTGCAGGAGTTAACGTGCAGATCCACCGAGGTGGAGAAAGCCAAGGGCGAGCTGGCTGACCGCTCACACAAGCTCCAG ACGGAGTTGGACAATGTGTCCTCTTTGTTGGAGGAGTCTGAGAAGAAGGGCGTCAAACTGGCCAAGGAAGTCGACAAGCTGAACAGCAAGCTGCAAGATTTAGAG GAGAtgaggcaggaggagacgcgTCAGAAACTAAACCTGAGTGGCCAAATCCGCCAACTGGAGGGGGAGAAAAATAACttgctggagcagcaggaggaggaggaggaggcacgaCGCAACctggagaagcagctgcaggcagtGAATGCTCAG CTGTTTGAGACAaggaagaagctggaggaggatgtGGGAGCAATGGAGGGcttggaggaggtgaagaggaagctcCAGAAGGATGTCGAGCTGACCTGCCAGCGTCTGGAGGAGAAGACCATGTCCATGGACAAGATGGAGAAAACTAAGAACcgcctgcagcaggagctggacGACCTGATGGTGGACCTGGACCAACAGCGACAGATCGTCTCGAACCtcgagaagaagcagaagaagttTGATCAG CTGCTGGCTGAGGAGAAAACCGTCTCGGCCCGCTACGCTGAGGAGCGGGACCGGGCAGAGGCGGAGGCCAGAGAGAAGGAGACCAAGGCTCTGTCCATGACcagagctctggaggaggcgtTGGAGGCAAAGGAGGAACTGGAGAGGTTTAACAAGCAGCTCCGCGCTGAAATGGAGGATCTGATGAGCTCCAAGGATGATGTGGGAAAGAAT GTCCACGAACTAGAGAAGTCCAAGCGAACACTGGAGCaacaggtggaggagatgagaacgcagctggaggagctggaggacgaaCTCCAGGCTACAGAGGACGCCAAACTGCGTCTGGAGGTCAACATGCAGGCCATGAAGGCCCAGTTTGACCGAGACCTGCAGGCCAAGGAtgagcagggagaggagaagaagaggacgCTTGTCAAACAA GTGCGAGAGATGGAGGCCGAGttggaggatgagaggaagcagagaacTCTGTCCGTCGCCAcgaagaagaagctggagaTGGACCTGAACGAGCTGGAAGGACAGATCGAAGCTGCCAATAAGGGCAGAGAAGAGGTCGTTAAACAGCTCCGAAAGCTACAA GCACAGATGAAGGACTAtcagagggagctggaggaggccagAGCCTCCAGGGACGAGATCTTCAGCCAGTCCAAGGAGAATGAGAAGAAACTCAAGAGCCTTGAGGCTGAAATCCTGCAGCTCCAGGAG gACCATGCTGCGTCAGAGAGGGCCCGACGACATGCTGAGCAGGAGAGGGACGAGCTGGCCGACGAGATCTCCAACAGCACTTCTGGAAA gTCATCGCTGCTGGAAGAAAAGAGGAGGCTCGAGGCTCGTATctctcagctggaggaggagctggaggaggagcagggcaACATGGAGCTGCTCAACGACCGCTTCAGGAAGACCAACCTGCAG GTGGACGGCCTGAACGCAGAGCTGGCTGGAGAACGCAACGCTGCGCAGAAAAGCGAGAATGCTCGGCAGCAGATGGAGCGGCAGAACAAG GATTTGAAAGCCAAGCTAGCAGAACTGGAGGGATCTGTGAGGTCGAAGTTTAAGGCGTCCATAACTGCTCTGGAGGCCAAGACCCTGCAGATGGAGGAGCAGCTCGAGCAGGAAGCAAA GGAAAAAACAGCGGCCAACAAAATTATCCGACGTAcggagaagaaactgaaggaggtgatgctgcaggtggaggacgAACGTCGGCACGCGGACCAGTACAAGGAGCAG ATGGAGAAGGCCAACTCCCGCATGAAGCAGCTGAAGcgtcagctggaggaggcggaggaggaggccacCAGGGCCAACGCCTCCCGCAGGAAGCTGCAGCGGGAGCTGGACGATGCCACGGAGGCCAGCGAGGGTCTGACCCGGGAGGTCAACTCTCTAAAGAACCGCCTCCG gcGTGGCGGTCCAGTCGGCAGTTTCTCCTCCAACCGTTCTGGTCGACGCAACCTCAATCTGGACGGCGCCTCGGTCGACATGTCGGACGACGACGCCGACAGCCGAGCTGGAGACTTCAACGAGACGCCAACGTCCAGCACGGAGTAA